In Mastigocladopsis repens PCC 10914, a single window of DNA contains:
- a CDS encoding AAA-like domain-containing protein — MDTQPQIVHLCGHGAGEDGIVLEDDTGQIALVQADALSGMFKLFARKGVECVLLNACYSEVQAEAISQHIEYVIGMNSTIGDKAAINFAVAFYDALAAGEEVEFAYDLGCSQLIGLKEYQTPVLKRKSLNSPVAQKTTRQRIFISYKRDVEPDQPVALEIFQALSQQHEVFIDQTMLVGTRWAERIEAEIRQADFLIVFLSARSVHSEMVEQEIRMAHEFAQVQGGRPAILPVRLAYRQPFQYPLSAYLNDINWAFWQSAEDTPRLIAELTQAISGGELPFDAAQAKAALLETSEPSPLPRPFASAQPVALEMPEGTMDTQSAFYVERPSDAIAIRTIAQRGVTIAIKGPRQVGKSSLLIRAIEAAVNAGKRVTFLDFQLFDKAALTDAELFFQRFCRWLTYELEMEDRVEEYWKTPLGNSQRCTRYVQRHILKELGKTPLVLAMDEVDKVFDADFRNDFFGMLRSWHNSRATTPIWKQLDLTLVTSTEPYQLIDDLNQSPFNVGQVIELQDFTPEQVTDLNRRHGSPLNSSQERQLIVLLGGHPYLVRRALYLVASQQTSTTELFANATADSGPFGEHLRRHLSLLHDKTELIQGLLQIIRQNTCDDKRIFWRLRGAGLVREEGRVVLPRCQLYANYFRENLRE; from the coding sequence TTGGACACTCAACCCCAGATTGTACACTTGTGCGGACACGGTGCTGGGGAAGATGGCATTGTGTTGGAAGATGACACGGGGCAAATAGCGTTAGTGCAGGCAGATGCGCTCTCCGGTATGTTTAAGCTATTTGCTAGAAAAGGGGTTGAGTGTGTTCTGCTGAACGCTTGTTATTCAGAGGTGCAAGCAGAAGCGATTAGCCAACACATTGAGTATGTGATTGGTATGAATTCGACGATAGGAGATAAGGCTGCGATTAATTTTGCGGTGGCGTTTTACGATGCTTTAGCGGCTGGGGAAGAGGTGGAGTTTGCCTATGATTTGGGTTGTTCTCAGCTTATTGGTTTGAAGGAATACCAAACCCCTGTGCTTAAAAGAAAATCACTCAATAGTCCCGTTGCACAGAAGACAACGCGCCAACGCATCTTTATCAGTTATAAGCGTGATGTTGAGCCAGATCAACCAGTCGCTTTAGAAATTTTTCAAGCGCTGTCGCAACAACACGAAGTCTTTATCGACCAGACGATGTTGGTAGGTACGCGTTGGGCTGAACGCATCGAAGCGGAAATTCGTCAAGCTGATTTTCTCATCGTTTTCCTTTCGGCGCGGTCAGTTCACAGCGAGATGGTTGAGCAAGAAATCCGGATGGCGCATGAGTTTGCACAAGTGCAGGGAGGGCGTCCCGCTATTCTCCCGGTGCGTTTAGCATATCGGCAACCATTCCAGTATCCTTTGAGTGCTTACCTTAACGATATCAACTGGGCTTTTTGGCAAAGTGCGGAGGATACGCCACGGCTGATAGCAGAGTTGACACAAGCTATCTCAGGTGGAGAGTTGCCTTTTGATGCGGCGCAAGCCAAAGCTGCTTTACTTGAGACGAGTGAACCTTCACCCTTACCTCGACCTTTTGCTTCAGCACAGCCAGTGGCGTTGGAAATGCCAGAAGGAACGATGGACACTCAATCTGCGTTTTATGTGGAACGTCCATCGGATGCTATTGCCATCAGGACAATTGCACAGCGGGGAGTTACTATTGCGATTAAAGGACCCAGACAAGTTGGTAAGAGTTCGCTGTTGATTCGCGCAATTGAAGCTGCGGTGAACGCGGGTAAGCGAGTTACTTTTTTGGATTTCCAACTTTTTGACAAAGCCGCCCTGACAGATGCTGAACTTTTCTTTCAGCGGTTTTGCCGCTGGCTGACTTATGAATTGGAAATGGAAGACCGAGTGGAGGAGTATTGGAAGACGCCGCTTGGGAACAGCCAACGTTGCACGCGCTATGTTCAACGCCATATTTTAAAAGAGTTGGGCAAAACGCCTCTTGTTTTGGCGATGGATGAGGTGGATAAGGTTTTTGACGCTGACTTCCGCAATGATTTTTTTGGAATGTTACGGAGTTGGCACAATAGCCGCGCCACAACACCCATATGGAAGCAGCTGGATTTGACGCTGGTCACTTCCACGGAACCTTATCAACTGATTGACGACCTTAACCAATCACCTTTTAATGTTGGGCAGGTGATTGAATTACAAGATTTTACACCAGAACAAGTGACTGACCTCAATCGCCGTCACGGTTCACCCCTCAACTCCAGTCAGGAAAGACAATTGATAGTTTTGTTGGGTGGGCATCCTTATTTGGTGCGTCGGGCGCTTTATTTAGTCGCGAGTCAGCAAACTTCCACGACTGAGTTGTTTGCCAATGCGACTGCTGATAGTGGTCCTTTTGGGGAGCATCTGCGTCGGCATCTCTCGCTGCTACATGATAAAACAGAATTGATCCAAGGACTGCTGCAAATCATTCGTCAGAATACCTGCGACGATAAGCGTATCTTCTGGCGGTTGCGGGGTGCGGGTTTGGTGCGCGAGGAAGGACGGGTAGTTTTGCCACGCTGTCAGCTTTACGCCAACTATTTCCGGGAGAACTTGCGTGAGTAA
- a CDS encoding plasmid mobilization protein has product MSRTKKLDIRVSEYEFLQLQQEAEKQGCSMSDLVRKYISKLPKPNITVG; this is encoded by the coding sequence ATGTCAAGAACAAAAAAGCTAGATATCAGAGTATCTGAGTACGAATTCCTTCAACTACAACAAGAAGCGGAAAAACAAGGTTGTTCAATGTCTGACTTGGTTCGGAAATACATTTCTAAACTTCCCAAACCAAACATCACGGTAGGCTAA
- a CDS encoding FtsW/RodA/SpoVE family cell cycle protein, with protein MNLRRLIPLFDNSVSSWALEARLLRWLTMVWLFVGVVMLFSASYAVADVRHHDGLYYFKRQILWVLVGLIVFNIVVHLPLRRILGLSNWFIFLLLGLIFVTMVPGVGKTELGAARRLVGPVPIQPSELIKPFLVLQSAQLFGQWDRLSWRVRFTWLGIFGFVILGILAQPNLSTASLCGITIWLIALAAGLPYKYLGGTAVGGVFLAILSVTFREYQRKRVMSFLNPWADASGDGYQLVQSLLAVGSGNTWGAGFGLSQQKQFYLPIQDTDFIFAVFAEEFGFVGSMVLLLLLALYATLGLVVALKAKHPVYRLVGIGVTILMVGQSLLHIGVTTGALPTTGLPLPMFSYGGNSMIASLLAAGLLIRVARESSEAEVVPLQEESEKRRKRRLF; from the coding sequence GTGAATCTACGCCGCTTGATTCCATTATTTGACAACTCCGTATCTAGCTGGGCATTAGAGGCGCGTTTATTGCGCTGGTTAACAATGGTTTGGCTGTTTGTCGGGGTAGTCATGCTATTTTCGGCATCCTATGCTGTAGCTGATGTCCGTCACCATGATGGGCTGTACTACTTTAAGCGTCAAATCCTATGGGTGCTAGTAGGTTTAATAGTATTCAATATTGTTGTTCATTTGCCCTTGCGTAGGATTTTGGGGTTATCCAATTGGTTTATCTTCCTGCTGCTGGGATTAATTTTCGTCACCATGGTTCCAGGAGTGGGAAAGACAGAACTTGGTGCGGCTCGCAGGCTCGTCGGACCAGTTCCGATTCAACCTTCCGAGTTAATTAAGCCCTTTTTAGTGCTGCAAAGTGCTCAACTTTTTGGTCAGTGGGATAGACTGAGTTGGCGCGTTCGCTTCACCTGGCTCGGTATTTTCGGTTTTGTCATTCTAGGGATTTTGGCACAGCCCAACTTGAGTACTGCTTCACTTTGCGGCATAACGATTTGGCTGATTGCCCTAGCAGCTGGATTGCCTTACAAGTACCTAGGAGGAACAGCTGTTGGTGGAGTATTTTTAGCTATACTCAGTGTTACCTTTAGAGAGTATCAGCGCAAACGGGTGATGTCGTTCCTCAATCCTTGGGCTGATGCGAGTGGGGATGGTTACCAGTTGGTGCAAAGCCTACTGGCAGTGGGTTCTGGTAACACATGGGGTGCTGGGTTTGGGCTTTCTCAACAAAAGCAGTTTTATTTACCAATTCAGGACACTGACTTTATTTTTGCAGTGTTTGCTGAGGAGTTTGGTTTCGTTGGTAGTATGGTGCTGTTGTTACTGCTTGCTTTATACGCCACCCTAGGATTAGTTGTAGCCCTCAAGGCAAAGCATCCAGTATATCGACTCGTGGGGATTGGCGTGACAATTTTGATGGTGGGACAATCATTACTCCATATTGGAGTTACGACTGGAGCTTTGCCTACTACTGGTTTGCCTTTGCCCATGTTTAGTTATGGTGGGAATTCAATGATTGCTAGTTTGCTAGCAGCTGGTTTGCTAATTCGGGTAGCACGCGAGAGTAGTGAAGCTGAAGTAGTACCCTTGCAAGAAGAATCTGAGAAGAGGCGGAAACGGCGGCTTTTTTAG
- a CDS encoding phycobilisome linker polypeptide — MRMFKVTACVPSQTRIRTQRELQNTFFTKLVPYENWFREQQRIQKMGGRIVKVELATGKQGANTGLL, encoded by the coding sequence ATGCGGATGTTTAAGGTTACTGCTTGTGTTCCTAGCCAAACTCGGATTCGTACCCAGCGTGAACTGCAAAACACTTTCTTCACCAAGCTCGTTCCCTACGAAAACTGGTTCCGCGAACAGCAGCGGATTCAAAAAATGGGCGGCAGAATTGTTAAGGTAGAGTTGGCAACTGGTAAGCAGGGAGCCAACACTGGGTTGCTGTAA
- the apcB gene encoding allophycocyanin subunit beta: protein MQDAITAVINSSDVQGKYLDTGALEKLKSYFSTGELRVRAATSIAANAAAIVKEAVAKSLLYSDITRPGGNMYTTRRYAACIRDLDYYLRYSTYAMLAGDPSILDERVLNGLKETYNSLGVPIGATVQAIQAMKEVTASLVGPDAGKEMGVYFDYISSGLS from the coding sequence ATGCAAGACGCAATTACCGCTGTTATTAACTCTTCGGACGTTCAAGGTAAGTACTTGGACACTGGTGCTCTAGAAAAGCTCAAGAGCTACTTCTCAACTGGCGAACTGCGCGTACGTGCTGCGACCAGCATCGCTGCTAACGCCGCTGCAATTGTAAAAGAAGCTGTGGCTAAGTCCCTGCTGTACTCTGACATCACCCGTCCCGGCGGTAACATGTACACCACCCGTCGCTATGCTGCTTGCATCCGCGACTTAGATTACTACCTCCGCTATTCCACCTACGCTATGTTGGCTGGCGATCCATCCATCCTGGATGAGCGCGTACTAAATGGTTTGAAAGAAACCTACAACTCCTTAGGTGTACCCATCGGTGCTACCGTGCAAGCTATCCAAGCTATGAAGGAAGTTACCGCTAGCTTGGTAGGTCCTGATGCTGGTAAGGAAATGGGTGTTTACTTCGACTATATTTCCTCTGGCTTGAGCTAA
- the apcA gene encoding allophycocyanin subunit alpha, translating to MSIVTKAIVNADAEARYLSPGELDRIKGFVTSGERRLRIAQVLTDNRERIVKQAGDQLFQKRPDVVSPGGNAYGQEMTATCLRDLDYYLRLITYGVVSGDVTPIEEIGVVGVREMYRSLGTPIDGVASGINAMKNVAASLLSAEDAGEAGAYFDYLVGAMQ from the coding sequence ATGAGTATCGTCACGAAAGCCATCGTGAATGCTGATGCAGAAGCTCGTTATCTTAGCCCCGGCGAATTGGATCGGATCAAGGGCTTTGTTACCAGTGGTGAGCGTCGTCTCCGCATTGCTCAAGTTTTAACTGACAACCGCGAGCGTATCGTTAAGCAAGCTGGTGACCAACTGTTCCAAAAGCGCCCTGATGTTGTTTCTCCTGGTGGTAACGCTTACGGTCAAGAAATGACCGCTACCTGCTTGCGTGACCTGGATTACTACCTGCGCCTCATCACCTACGGAGTTGTCTCTGGTGATGTCACCCCCATCGAAGAAATCGGCGTTGTCGGCGTCCGTGAAATGTACAGGTCTCTCGGTACTCCTATCGATGGTGTAGCTTCTGGCATCAACGCTATGAAGAACGTTGCTGCATCACTGTTGTCTGCTGAAGACGCTGGTGAAGCAGGCGCTTACTTCGACTACCTAGTCGGTGCGATGCAATAA
- a CDS encoding phycobilisome rod-core linker polypeptide, protein MSVKASGGSSVARPQLYQTLAVSTISQAEQQDRFLGSGELNELARYFASGAKRLEIAQTLTENSEIIVSRAANRIFVGGSPMAFLEKPREPELAMAGVSADVRESMKLGTVTYVESRGGFLENLRAIFNTSPSGPTPPGFRPINIARYGPANMAKSLRDLSWFLRYATYAIVAGDPNIIAVNTRGLREIIENACSGEATIVALQEMKVAAISYFRKDAEAVDIVSQYMDVLIGEFKAPSPSDKLRQRPSGDQQGLQLPQIYFNAAERRPKFVMKPGLSAAEKNEVVKAVYRQIFERDITRAYGQSISNLESQVKNGTISMKEFVRRLGKSPLYQKQFYQPFINSRALELAFRHFLGRGPSSREEVQKYFDIVSRGGLPGLIDALVDSQEYSDYFGEETVPYIRGLGQEAQECRNWGPQQDLFNYSAPFRKVPQFLTTFADYDQPLPDQHPYGSGNDPLEIQFGAIFPKETRNPSTRPAPFGKDTKRILIHQGPGINNQNSNPRARGEFPGTLGPKVFRLDQLPGTRGKKSPRGTSVKFSESSTQAVIRAAYLQVFGRDVYEGQRLKVAEIKLENGEISMREFIRTLAKSDLFRKLYWTPLYVCKANEYIHRRLLGRPTYGRQENNKYFDIASKKGFYGVVDAIIDSPEYSEAFGEDTVPYERYLTPQGVALRQLRVGSIREDVGAKVEKEETPRFVELGTVTQMRTEPDIQFRINQGVSKQREQRKIFKLVAGINDKGAVATIIGAAYRQIFERDIAPYVAQNEFTALQSRLGNGEITVKEFIESLGYSNLYQKEFYTPYPNTKVIELGTKHFLGRAPIDQAEIRKYNQILASQGLRAFIQTMVSSAEYLQAFGEDTVPYNRFPTLPAANFPNTEKLYNQLTKQSKEVVVPSFEPVQARMDSAKMPILAKAIADMAAKAREMDKSKPLFIELGRSFNDGRGQSVEVGVGTNRRKPARIYRMTVGANQAEMQQVINAIYCQVLDVFSGQVPDYFRRTDLDSRLRNGEISVREFVRELASSEIYRKRFYTPYPNTKVIEFLFRHLLGRAPATQAEIRSYNKLLADSGLRAAVEAIVDSPEYARYFGEDVVPYGRFPSLPAGNYLGSVKAAADLVKQSWSSLSPAVITGRSSLR, encoded by the coding sequence ATGAGTGTTAAGGCAAGTGGTGGAAGCTCAGTTGCGCGTCCGCAACTATATCAAACCCTAGCAGTATCAACAATTTCCCAAGCAGAGCAGCAAGACCGCTTTCTGGGATCTGGCGAACTCAATGAACTGGCAAGGTATTTTGCATCTGGTGCCAAGCGTCTAGAAATTGCCCAGACGCTCACGGAAAATTCTGAAATTATTGTTTCCCGTGCTGCCAACCGGATTTTCGTGGGTGGTTCGCCAATGGCTTTCTTGGAAAAGCCCAGAGAACCAGAACTGGCGATGGCTGGCGTATCGGCTGATGTCAGAGAGAGCATGAAACTAGGAACCGTCACTTACGTAGAAAGTCGTGGTGGTTTCTTAGAAAATTTGCGAGCAATCTTTAACACTTCGCCCAGTGGTCCGACTCCTCCGGGTTTCCGACCAATCAACATCGCCCGTTATGGTCCTGCTAATATGGCGAAAAGCCTGCGGGACTTGTCGTGGTTTTTGCGCTACGCTACCTATGCGATTGTGGCTGGTGACCCCAATATCATCGCTGTCAACACGCGTGGTTTGAGAGAAATTATTGAAAACGCCTGCTCCGGTGAAGCGACAATTGTTGCTTTGCAGGAAATGAAAGTCGCAGCGATTTCATATTTCCGTAAAGATGCTGAGGCAGTAGACATTGTGTCTCAGTACATGGATGTTTTGATTGGAGAATTCAAAGCACCCTCTCCTTCGGATAAACTGCGCCAACGTCCTTCCGGCGACCAACAAGGTTTGCAGCTGCCCCAAATTTACTTTAATGCGGCAGAACGGCGTCCCAAGTTTGTGATGAAGCCTGGGTTGTCAGCAGCCGAGAAAAATGAGGTCGTCAAAGCTGTATATCGGCAAATTTTTGAGCGCGATATTACCCGTGCTTACGGTCAGTCGATTTCTAACCTGGAATCTCAGGTGAAGAACGGCACGATCTCGATGAAAGAATTTGTCCGCCGCCTTGGCAAATCTCCACTTTACCAAAAACAGTTTTATCAGCCTTTTATCAACAGCCGTGCCCTAGAACTTGCTTTCCGTCACTTCTTGGGACGCGGACCAAGTAGCCGGGAAGAAGTCCAAAAATACTTTGATATTGTTTCCCGAGGCGGTCTGCCAGGTTTAATCGATGCTTTGGTAGATTCTCAGGAATACAGCGATTACTTTGGCGAAGAAACAGTCCCATATATCCGGGGTCTGGGTCAAGAGGCGCAAGAATGCCGCAACTGGGGACCACAGCAAGACCTGTTTAACTACAGTGCGCCTTTCCGCAAAGTCCCTCAGTTTCTCACAACTTTTGCTGATTACGATCAGCCCCTCCCTGACCAGCATCCCTATGGTTCTGGTAACGACCCACTAGAAATTCAGTTTGGGGCAATTTTCCCGAAAGAAACCAGGAACCCCAGCACTCGTCCAGCTCCTTTTGGTAAGGATACCAAGCGCATCCTGATTCACCAAGGTCCTGGAATTAACAACCAAAACAGCAATCCTAGAGCGCGGGGTGAGTTTCCTGGTACTCTCGGGCCAAAGGTGTTCCGCTTAGATCAGCTACCTGGGACAAGAGGGAAAAAATCACCCAGAGGAACCAGCGTTAAATTCTCTGAAAGCTCTACTCAAGCGGTGATTCGGGCAGCTTACCTGCAAGTTTTCGGTCGCGATGTTTACGAAGGTCAGCGCCTGAAAGTTGCGGAAATCAAGCTGGAAAACGGCGAAATCTCGATGCGAGAGTTTATCCGTACTTTGGCAAAGTCGGATTTGTTCCGCAAGCTGTACTGGACTCCGCTTTATGTCTGTAAAGCGAATGAGTACATCCACCGCCGCTTGTTAGGTCGTCCGACCTACGGTCGTCAAGAAAACAACAAATACTTTGACATCGCTTCCAAGAAGGGCTTCTACGGGGTGGTAGACGCCATCATCGATAGCCCAGAGTACAGCGAAGCTTTTGGTGAAGATACAGTTCCTTACGAACGGTATCTGACTCCCCAAGGTGTAGCATTGCGACAACTGCGCGTTGGTAGCATTCGTGAGGATGTTGGCGCGAAGGTTGAGAAGGAAGAAACACCGCGCTTTGTAGAACTCGGTACTGTGACACAAATGCGGACGGAACCAGATATTCAGTTCCGCATTAACCAAGGAGTTAGCAAGCAGCGCGAACAAAGGAAAATCTTTAAGTTGGTGGCAGGTATCAACGATAAAGGTGCTGTGGCAACTATTATCGGTGCTGCTTACCGTCAGATTTTCGAGCGCGATATTGCACCATACGTTGCCCAGAATGAATTCACCGCACTACAAAGCAGGCTGGGTAATGGCGAAATCACTGTGAAGGAATTCATCGAAAGCTTGGGTTATTCTAACCTATACCAGAAAGAATTCTACACACCTTACCCCAACACTAAGGTTATCGAATTAGGAACCAAGCACTTCTTGGGTCGTGCGCCGATTGACCAAGCGGAGATTCGGAAGTATAATCAAATACTTGCAAGTCAGGGACTTCGCGCCTTTATTCAGACAATGGTCAGTAGCGCTGAGTATCTCCAAGCGTTTGGTGAAGATACGGTGCCTTATAACCGCTTCCCAACCTTGCCAGCGGCGAACTTCCCGAATACTGAGAAGTTGTACAACCAGCTGACCAAGCAAAGTAAGGAAGTGGTCGTACCCAGCTTTGAGCCAGTGCAAGCGCGGATGGATTCTGCCAAGATGCCGATTTTGGCGAAGGCGATCGCAGACATGGCAGCAAAGGCTCGTGAAATGGACAAGAGCAAGCCGCTGTTTATAGAACTGGGTCGTTCCTTCAACGATGGTCGTGGACAGTCGGTTGAAGTGGGTGTGGGTACAAACCGCCGCAAACCCGCACGCATTTACCGCATGACGGTAGGCGCAAACCAAGCAGAAATGCAACAGGTGATAAACGCCATTTACTGTCAGGTGCTGGATGTGTTTAGTGGTCAAGTTCCTGACTACTTCCGTCGTACTGACTTGGATAGCCGATTGCGGAATGGCGAAATTTCTGTGCGGGAATTTGTCCGTGAACTGGCTAGCTCAGAAATCTATCGCAAGCGCTTCTACACGCCCTATCCCAACACCAAGGTGATTGAGTTCCTCTTCCGTCACCTGTTGGGACGCGCACCAGCCACCCAAGCGGAAATTCGCTCCTACAACAAATTGCTGGCAGATAGCGGTTTAAGAGCCGCTGTAGAGGCGATCGTAGATAGCCCAGAGTATGCTCGGTACTTTGGTGAGGATGTGGTGCCTTATGGTCGCTTCCCATCCCTACCAGCAGGTAACTACCTCGGTAGCGTGAAGGCGGCGGCTGACTTGGTGAAGCAGTCCTGGTCTAGCTTATCTCCTGCTGTGATTACGGGACGGTCTAGCCTGCGTTAA
- a CDS encoding class I SAM-dependent methyltransferase, which translates to MSDSQTISAAVAKLYNTYPFPPEPLLDKPPPGYNWRWNWLAAYNFCSGQKPQKQDIRILDAGCGTGVGTEYLVHLNPAAPVVGIDLSVKALEVAKERCQRSGANRVEFHHLSLYDVEQLPGEFDFINCVGVLHHLSDPIRGIQALAKKLAPGGLMHIFVYGELGRWEIQLMQKAIALLQGDKRGDYRDGVQVGRQIFASLPQNNRIVKKEKERWSLENQRDECFADMYVHPQEIDYNIETLFELIDASGLDFVGFSNPGFWLLDRLLGKAPELMERIAGLDERQRYRLIELLDPEVTHYEFFLSRPPLPKADWSADNAVLAAIGERNPCMDGFPSQCVFNYDYQIVNLSALELEFLQRCDGHSTVGELLTSLQLGLDSVRMLLKQQLILLTPR; encoded by the coding sequence ATGTCCGATTCTCAAACGATTAGCGCTGCTGTTGCCAAACTCTACAACACCTACCCCTTTCCGCCAGAACCTTTACTGGATAAGCCACCTCCCGGCTATAACTGGCGTTGGAATTGGTTAGCTGCTTATAATTTCTGTAGTGGTCAAAAACCCCAAAAGCAAGACATCCGCATTTTAGATGCTGGTTGTGGTACAGGTGTGGGGACTGAATACCTTGTCCACCTCAATCCTGCGGCTCCTGTTGTTGGAATTGACCTCAGTGTTAAGGCTTTGGAAGTTGCAAAAGAGCGTTGTCAACGTTCCGGTGCAAACCGCGTTGAGTTTCATCACCTGAGCTTGTACGATGTGGAACAGTTACCGGGTGAGTTTGATTTTATCAACTGCGTTGGTGTGCTGCATCACCTAAGCGACCCCATTCGTGGGATTCAAGCCTTGGCGAAGAAGTTAGCCCCAGGCGGGTTGATGCACATTTTTGTCTACGGTGAGTTGGGACGCTGGGAAATTCAACTCATGCAAAAGGCGATCGCACTTCTCCAAGGTGACAAGCGGGGCGACTACCGTGATGGGGTTCAGGTTGGTCGGCAAATTTTTGCTTCTCTACCACAAAATAATCGTATTGTCAAGAAGGAAAAAGAACGCTGGTCATTGGAAAATCAGCGGGATGAATGTTTCGCCGATATGTACGTGCATCCCCAGGAGATAGATTACAACATTGAGACGTTGTTTGAACTCATTGATGCTTCAGGATTAGATTTTGTTGGTTTTTCTAATCCTGGTTTTTGGCTCCTAGACAGACTTTTGGGCAAAGCGCCAGAGTTAATGGAACGGATAGCTGGGTTAGACGAGCGTCAGCGTTATCGCTTGATAGAATTATTAGACCCAGAAGTAACGCACTACGAATTTTTCCTGAGTCGCCCGCCTCTACCCAAAGCTGACTGGTCTGCTGATAATGCAGTGCTTGCAGCAATTGGTGAGCGAAATCCTTGTATGGATGGTTTTCCCAGTCAGTGTGTCTTTAACTACGATTACCAGATTGTGAATTTATCAGCCCTTGAATTAGAGTTTTTACAAAGGTGCGATGGTCACTCAACAGTAGGAGAGCTTTTGACAAGCCTGCAACTGGGGTTGGATAGCGTGAGAATGCTCCTGAAGCAACAGCTAATTTTGTTGACACCAAGATGA
- a CDS encoding ATP synthase subunit I: MSLSNESTDPTPTIRQDSRPGFEDTEPVNSMQEFYKLYQELLLITLVLTGIVFISVWIFYSLNIALNYLLGACTGVVYLKMLAKDVERLGTEKNQLSKTRLALLVGIILLASRWNQLQILPIFLGFLTYKATLIIYVVKMAIVSDSPKLRQQ, encoded by the coding sequence GTGAGCTTGTCAAACGAATCAACTGATCCCACACCGACAATACGACAAGATTCAAGACCTGGTTTTGAGGACACAGAACCAGTAAACTCTATGCAGGAGTTTTATAAACTCTATCAAGAGTTGTTACTCATCACTCTTGTCTTGACAGGGATTGTTTTTATCTCTGTGTGGATTTTCTATTCCCTAAACATTGCCTTAAATTATTTGCTTGGGGCATGTACGGGTGTGGTTTACTTGAAGATGTTGGCAAAAGATGTTGAGCGTTTGGGTACAGAGAAAAACCAGTTGAGTAAAACTCGATTAGCGTTATTAGTAGGGATAATTCTACTAGCATCCCGATGGAATCAACTGCAAATCTTACCCATATTTTTGGGATTTCTTACCTATAAAGCAACGCTCATCATCTACGTAGTTAAGATGGCAATTGTCTCTGACTCGCCAAAGCTCCGGCAACAATAA
- the atpB gene encoding F0F1 ATP synthase subunit A produces the protein MLNFLNVFNSVPFAELEVGKHLYWQIGNLKLHGQVFLTSWLVIALLVLVSIAASSNIKRIPSGIQNFMEYALEFIRDLAKNQIGEKEYRPWVPFVGTLFLFIFVSNWAGALVPLRLIKLPEGELTAPTSDINTTVALALLTSLAYFYAGFSKKGLGYFGNYVQPVAFMLPFKIIEDFTKPLSLSFRLFGNILADELVVGVLVLLVPLFVPLPVMALGLFTSAIQALIFATLAAAYIGEAIEEHHGGEEHH, from the coding sequence ATGCTCAATTTTCTGAACGTTTTCAATTCTGTTCCCTTTGCAGAATTGGAAGTGGGGAAGCATCTGTACTGGCAAATTGGCAATTTAAAACTGCATGGGCAGGTGTTTCTCACCTCCTGGTTAGTCATTGCCTTGCTGGTGTTAGTTTCTATCGCTGCAAGCAGTAATATCAAGCGAATTCCGAGTGGGATACAGAACTTCATGGAGTATGCCCTAGAATTTATTCGGGATTTGGCGAAAAACCAGATTGGCGAGAAAGAATATCGCCCTTGGGTGCCATTTGTTGGCACTTTGTTTTTGTTCATTTTTGTGTCAAATTGGGCAGGGGCGCTTGTTCCTTTGAGGCTGATTAAATTACCAGAAGGCGAACTAACAGCTCCCACCAGTGACATCAACACAACTGTTGCCTTAGCATTGTTGACATCATTGGCGTATTTTTACGCTGGGTTCAGCAAAAAGGGCTTAGGGTACTTTGGCAACTATGTCCAACCTGTGGCTTTTATGTTGCCGTTCAAAATTATTGAAGACTTTACCAAGCCTCTTTCCCTAAGTTTCCGTTTATTCGGTAACATCTTGGCAGATGAACTGGTTGTTGGAGTGCTGGTACTACTGGTACCTTTATTCGTTCCTCTGCCAGTGATGGCTTTGGGATTATTTACCAGCGCCATCCAAGCACTGATTTTTGCCACCTTGGCAGCTGCTTACATCGGTGAAGCGATAGAAGAGCATCATGGTGGTGAAGAGCATCATTAG
- the atpE gene encoding ATP synthase F0 subunit C, which translates to MDPLVSAASVLAAALAVGLAAIGPGIGQGNAAGQAVEGIARQPEAEGKIRGTLLLSLAFMEALTIYGLVVALVLLFANPFA; encoded by the coding sequence ATGGACCCATTGGTTTCTGCTGCTTCCGTTTTAGCTGCTGCTCTTGCTGTAGGTTTAGCTGCTATTGGACCTGGTATTGGTCAAGGTAATGCTGCTGGTCAAGCTGTAGAAGGTATTGCTCGTCAGCCAGAAGCAGAAGGTAAAATTCGCGGTACGTTGCTGTTAAGCTTGGCGTTCATGGAAGCGCTAACTATCTACGGTCTAGTGGTTGCCCTAGTCCTACTGTTTGCTAACCCCTTCGCATAA